The following proteins are encoded in a genomic region of Hippoglossus hippoglossus isolate fHipHip1 chromosome 3, fHipHip1.pri, whole genome shotgun sequence:
- the LOC117752516 gene encoding guanylyl cyclase-activating protein 2-like, with product MGQEGSHNEAMDLAEIQDLCIVYMRECPSGALHLHELKRIFGVPSSSAEESLYIETVFHSFDTNKDNTLDFLEYVAALHLIFRGNLEDRLKWSFKMYDKDGNGKLDRQEVKRIIRIIYKIKVQTSDVTLSPSEICDRIFDLVDQNHDGQITLSEFMEGAQKDEWVMNLLKLDVNATGWVIQNRGKVP from the exons ATGGGGCAGGAGGGGAGCCACAACGAGGCCATGGACTTGGCAGAAATTCAGGACCTGTGCATCGTTTACATGAGGGAGTGTCCGAGCGGAGCCCTGCACTTACACGAGCTGAAGAGGATATTCGGAGTTcccagcagctctgcagaggagTCCCTCTACATCGAGACGGTGTTTCACTCCTTTGACACGAACAAG GATAATACGCTCGATTTCCTCGAGTACGTGGCAGCACTTCATTTGATCTTCAGGGGAAATCTGGAGGACCGACTCAAATGGTCTTTCAAGATGTACGACAAGGACGGAAACGGCAAGTTGGACCGACAGGAGGTGAAACGCATCATTCGG ATTATTTATAAAATCAAGGTGCAGACGAGTGACGTCACTTTGTCTCCGTCTGAAATCTGTGACAGGATCTTTGATCTGGTCGACCAGAACCATGACG GTCAGATCACGTTGTCTGAGTTCATGGAGGGAGCTCAGAAAGACGAGTGGGTCATGAACTTGCTGAAGCTGGATGTCAACGCCACCGGCTGGGTCATCCAGAACCGTGGGAAAGTACCGTGA
- the LOC117752640 gene encoding retinal cone rhodopsin-sensitive cGMP 3',5'-cyclic phosphodiesterase subunit gamma-like, with amino-acid sequence MNAAVAAPGGNKAAPPKFKQKETRQFKSKAPKAGQKGFDDVPGMESLGGAEVVCPWEAFGDMELSDLAQFGLV; translated from the exons ATGAACGCAGCAGTGGCAGCACCTGGAGGCAACAAGGCCGCACCCCCCAAGTTCAAACAGAAGGAGACGAGACAGTTCAAGAGCAAAGCTCCCAAAGCTGGACAGAAGGG ATTTGATGATGTTCCAGGGATGGAGAGTCTTGGAG GTGCGGAGGTGGTCTGCCCCTGGGAGGCGTTTGGAGACATGGAGCTGAGCGACCTGGCTCAGTTCGGCCTCGTTTAG
- the LOC117752049 gene encoding ras association domain-containing protein 7-like isoform X1 produces the protein MELKVWVEGVVRVVCGLSLNTSCQEVVITLAQAIGQTGRYILILKLRGNERQLVADDCPLQHLAHLGQLATEVQFILRRTGPSLSGGPDTPTTGRRLPLPRPSEPEPLRRREPQKSLTFNLGHATYSKGTKPNRTIHRASPEPRASPVSFLDAPDPLNAVSSHPSTEDVFRKILQQQRRLEDLEVQLQALEEETQGWEREGPSTVPCLSPDAAEELEELQWRLRQNEAELMNRGHWEEKLQTETDRERAEMHRRLQQIHSSVGDQSHEIKELAAHSAHLEHDIQLTAYRQSSQEAAQQQEEALRPLREELHNRHQHAEELDATLSGTQGELHAADSMLQERQELVEELNKELRQCNLQQFIQQTGAPQAEQTNSLLVTDVYLSSAGVIE, from the exons ATGGAGCTGAAGGTGTGGGTGGAGGGCGTGGTCAGGGTGGTGTGCGGTTTATCACtgaacacttcctgtcaggagGTTGTGATCACTCTGGCACAAGCGATTG GTCAGACAGGTCGTTACATCCTCATCTTAAAGTTGCGAGGGAATGAGAGACAGCTGGTTGCTGACGACTGTCCTCTGCAGCATCTGGCCCATCTGGGGCAGCTGGCTACCGAGGTCCAGTTCATTCTGCGGAGGACCGGCCCCAGTCTCAGCGGTGGTCCAGACACGCCAACCACAGGGAGACGCCTTCCCCTACCCAGACCCTCAGAACCAGAGCCCCTCAGACGCAGGGAGCCACAAAAGTCTCTCACTTTTAATCTGGGTCACGCAACTTATTCCAAGGGGAccaaaccaaacaggaccaTCCACAGAGCGTCCCCTGAACCACGGGCCTCCCCCGTCTCTTTCTTAGACGCTCCCGACCCCCTGAATGCTGTTTCCTCTCACCCCTCCACAGAGGATGTGTTTAGGAAGATTCTACAGCAACAGAGAAGATTAGAAGACCTGGAGGTTCAGCTTCaagctctggaggaggagacacaggggTGGGAGCGGGAGGGGCCGTCTACGGTTCCATGTCTGAGTCCGGACGCTGCAGAGGaactggaggagctgcagtggcGGCTGAGGCAGAATGAAGCAGAGCTGATGAACAGAGGACACTGGGAGGAAAagctacagacagagacagacagagaacgAG CAGAGATGCACAGACGTCTACAGCAGATACACTCCTCGGTGGGTGATCAAAGTCACGAGATCAAGGAGCTCGCGGCTCATTCTGCACACCTGGAACACGACATTCAGCTCACAGCCTACAGACAAAGCTCGCAGGAAGCCgctcagcagcaggaggaggcgctGAGGCCCCTGAGGGAGGAGCTTCACAACCGCCATCAGCACGCAGAAGAACTGGACGCAACGTTGTCAGGGACACAGGGGGAGCTCCACGCTGCAGACAGCATGCTTCAG GAGAGACAGGAGCTGGTTGAGGAGCTGAATAAGGAGCTGAGACAGTGTAATCTGCAGCAGTTCATCCAGCAGACCGGGGCTCCACAAGCTGAGCAGACAAACTCCCTGCTCGTCACTGACGTTTACCTCAGCAGCGCCGGAGTGATCGAGTAA
- the LOC117752049 gene encoding ras association domain-containing protein 7-like isoform X2 — protein MELKVWVEGVVRVVCGLSLNTSCQEVVITLAQAIGQTGRYILILKLRGNERQLVADDCPLQHLAHLGQLATEVQFILRRTGPSLSGGPDTPTTGRRLPLPRPSEPEPLRRREPQKSLTFNLGHATYSKGTKPNRTIHRASPEPRASPVSFLDAPDPLNAVSSHPSTEDVFRKILQQQRRLEDLEVQLQALEEETQGWEREGPSTVPCLSPDAAEELEELQWRLRQNEAELMNRGHWEEKLQTETDREREMHRRLQQIHSSVGDQSHEIKELAAHSAHLEHDIQLTAYRQSSQEAAQQQEEALRPLREELHNRHQHAEELDATLSGTQGELHAADSMLQERQELVEELNKELRQCNLQQFIQQTGAPQAEQTNSLLVTDVYLSSAGVIE, from the exons ATGGAGCTGAAGGTGTGGGTGGAGGGCGTGGTCAGGGTGGTGTGCGGTTTATCACtgaacacttcctgtcaggagGTTGTGATCACTCTGGCACAAGCGATTG GTCAGACAGGTCGTTACATCCTCATCTTAAAGTTGCGAGGGAATGAGAGACAGCTGGTTGCTGACGACTGTCCTCTGCAGCATCTGGCCCATCTGGGGCAGCTGGCTACCGAGGTCCAGTTCATTCTGCGGAGGACCGGCCCCAGTCTCAGCGGTGGTCCAGACACGCCAACCACAGGGAGACGCCTTCCCCTACCCAGACCCTCAGAACCAGAGCCCCTCAGACGCAGGGAGCCACAAAAGTCTCTCACTTTTAATCTGGGTCACGCAACTTATTCCAAGGGGAccaaaccaaacaggaccaTCCACAGAGCGTCCCCTGAACCACGGGCCTCCCCCGTCTCTTTCTTAGACGCTCCCGACCCCCTGAATGCTGTTTCCTCTCACCCCTCCACAGAGGATGTGTTTAGGAAGATTCTACAGCAACAGAGAAGATTAGAAGACCTGGAGGTTCAGCTTCaagctctggaggaggagacacaggggTGGGAGCGGGAGGGGCCGTCTACGGTTCCATGTCTGAGTCCGGACGCTGCAGAGGaactggaggagctgcagtggcGGCTGAGGCAGAATGAAGCAGAGCTGATGAACAGAGGACACTGGGAGGAAAagctacagacagagacagacagagaacgAG AGATGCACAGACGTCTACAGCAGATACACTCCTCGGTGGGTGATCAAAGTCACGAGATCAAGGAGCTCGCGGCTCATTCTGCACACCTGGAACACGACATTCAGCTCACAGCCTACAGACAAAGCTCGCAGGAAGCCgctcagcagcaggaggaggcgctGAGGCCCCTGAGGGAGGAGCTTCACAACCGCCATCAGCACGCAGAAGAACTGGACGCAACGTTGTCAGGGACACAGGGGGAGCTCCACGCTGCAGACAGCATGCTTCAG GAGAGACAGGAGCTGGTTGAGGAGCTGAATAAGGAGCTGAGACAGTGTAATCTGCAGCAGTTCATCCAGCAGACCGGGGCTCCACAAGCTGAGCAGACAAACTCCCTGCTCGTCACTGACGTTTACCTCAGCAGCGCCGGAGTGATCGAGTAA
- the LOC117752049 gene encoding ras association domain-containing protein 8-like isoform X3, producing MELKVWVEGVVRVVCGLSLNTSCQEVVITLAQAIGQTGRYILILKLRGNERQLVADDCPLQHLAHLGQLATEVQFILRRTGPSLSGGPDTPTTGRRLPLPRPSEPEPLRRREPQKSLTFNLGHATYSKGTKPNRTIHRASPEPRASPVSFLDAPDPLNAVSSHPSTEDVFRKILQQQRRLEDLEVQLQALEEETQGWEREGPSTVPCLSPDAAEELEELQWRLRQNEAELMNRGHWEEKLQTETDRERAEMHRRLQQIHSSVGDQSHEIKELAAHSAHLEHDIQLTAYRQSSQEAAQQQEEALRPLREELHNRHQHAEELDATLSGTQGELHAADSMLQTGAG from the exons ATGGAGCTGAAGGTGTGGGTGGAGGGCGTGGTCAGGGTGGTGTGCGGTTTATCACtgaacacttcctgtcaggagGTTGTGATCACTCTGGCACAAGCGATTG GTCAGACAGGTCGTTACATCCTCATCTTAAAGTTGCGAGGGAATGAGAGACAGCTGGTTGCTGACGACTGTCCTCTGCAGCATCTGGCCCATCTGGGGCAGCTGGCTACCGAGGTCCAGTTCATTCTGCGGAGGACCGGCCCCAGTCTCAGCGGTGGTCCAGACACGCCAACCACAGGGAGACGCCTTCCCCTACCCAGACCCTCAGAACCAGAGCCCCTCAGACGCAGGGAGCCACAAAAGTCTCTCACTTTTAATCTGGGTCACGCAACTTATTCCAAGGGGAccaaaccaaacaggaccaTCCACAGAGCGTCCCCTGAACCACGGGCCTCCCCCGTCTCTTTCTTAGACGCTCCCGACCCCCTGAATGCTGTTTCCTCTCACCCCTCCACAGAGGATGTGTTTAGGAAGATTCTACAGCAACAGAGAAGATTAGAAGACCTGGAGGTTCAGCTTCaagctctggaggaggagacacaggggTGGGAGCGGGAGGGGCCGTCTACGGTTCCATGTCTGAGTCCGGACGCTGCAGAGGaactggaggagctgcagtggcGGCTGAGGCAGAATGAAGCAGAGCTGATGAACAGAGGACACTGGGAGGAAAagctacagacagagacagacagagaacgAG CAGAGATGCACAGACGTCTACAGCAGATACACTCCTCGGTGGGTGATCAAAGTCACGAGATCAAGGAGCTCGCGGCTCATTCTGCACACCTGGAACACGACATTCAGCTCACAGCCTACAGACAAAGCTCGCAGGAAGCCgctcagcagcaggaggaggcgctGAGGCCCCTGAGGGAGGAGCTTCACAACCGCCATCAGCACGCAGAAGAACTGGACGCAACGTTGTCAGGGACACAGGGGGAGCTCCACGCTGCAGACAGCATGCTTCAG ACAGGAGCTGGTTGA